The nucleotide window CGGGGCGCGCTCCGGAGGCTCCTTTGCGCTGAGTTCCCCCCTCCCCCGCGGAGCGGGCGGAGGGGCCGGGGGAGCGGCCGGCCTGGCGGGCAGGGTGCATCCCCGCCCCGCCCACCCTTCTCGCGGCCGCAGGATGGCCCGTCCGGCAGAAATCCCCCTTCCCCGTCGTTCGATCGGTGCGGAGACCAGCCGCTCGTGGAACGATCTTCCGCTGCGGATGGTCCAAGGGTGGGGAGCGGGTCAGCGGGGCTCGACCGCTCCGGCGGAGACAAAGTGTCCCTTGACCCGCGGGGTCCGGGGTGATTGTGTGTGGGGGGAGGAACTCGCACGGGAGCGCCCATGCAGCTGTCCATCGACACCGCCGACCCGCGCCCCATCCACGTGCAGATCGTGGACGAGGTGCGCCGCGCCGTGGTGCTGGGCACGCTGGCCGCGGGCGACGTGCTTCCGCCCGTGCGCCACATGGCCGCGGAGCTGCGCGTGAACCCCGCCAGCGTGGCCGAGGCGTACCGCGCGCTGGAGGGCGAGGGCCTCGTCGCCATGCGCTGGGGCCGCGGGCCCGTGGTCGCCGACCGCGCGGCGGAGCCGGGGGACCGCGACGCGCTCGTGCGCCAGGTGGCCGAGCGGGCGCTCCGCGACGCGCGGCGGCACGGCATCGGCGCGGCGGAGCTGGCGGAGGCCATCCGCGCGGCGGCATCCCCATCTCCCGCATCTCCCGCGCTCCCGGGGGACGCGATCCGCGCATCGGCATCGCCCCGCGTCATGGCATCTCCTGCATCTCCCGCACTTCTCGAATCTCCCGCATCTCCCGTCCAGCCCGGAGCGCCGGCCCGATGACCGCATCCCTTCCGGTGCGCCTGGACGGCGGCGCGTTCGCCGTCTCCACCCATGCGCTGACCAAGCAGTTCGGGCACGAGTTCTCGCTCCTGGGCGTGGACCTGCAGGTGCCCGAGGGCGCCGTCTACGTCCTGGTCGGCCCCAACGGCGCGGGGAAGACGACGACGATGCGGCTCCTGCTGGGGCTGCTCTCGCCGGACTCGGGGCGCGCGGAGGTGCTGGGGCTGGACCCGCGCGCACAGGGGCCGCTGGTGCGCGCGCAGGTGGGGTACGTGCCCGAGCGCGGGGACTGGGGATACGGATACATGACGGCGGGGCGGCTGCTGGAGCACCACGCCGCCTACTTTCCCGCGTGGGACTGGGAATATGCCACGCGGCTGGTGCACGCCTTCGAGATCCCGCTGCAGAAGCGGATGTCGAAGCTGTCCAAGGGCCTAGCCCGG belongs to Longimicrobium sp. and includes:
- a CDS encoding GntR family transcriptional regulator, translating into MQLSIDTADPRPIHVQIVDEVRRAVVLGTLAAGDVLPPVRHMAAELRVNPASVAEAYRALEGEGLVAMRWGRGPVVADRAAEPGDRDALVRQVAERALRDARRHGIGAAELAEAIRAAASPSPASPALPGDAIRASASPRVMASPASPALLESPASPVQPGAPAR